In Bombina bombina isolate aBomBom1 chromosome 6, aBomBom1.pri, whole genome shotgun sequence, a single genomic region encodes these proteins:
- the LOC128664526 gene encoding uncharacterized protein LOC128664526 — protein sequence MGANIAPPPGYGPYCFRINGQIYHRSGALHPENDDQRKFAQLYILSPEEAADQRAALKENSGCHIELLRELSSYMSQYNPFAKACKMLYEVEQECIHEASLNGVQNSKVSMVILQDRTSDYRRYNVQRVNEVAVIFQNSDGEPPLERDLLIHCRSTDQTKKTERISVLDPNLEPLLYPLLFPYGDQSWGSNIALNYRPTSISDVQRRVTTNPRIRVSQMKYYSYRISIRDQFNPFLSAGKLTQQYFVDAYVKTEANRLNYIRQNQSNLRIEKYTGLMDYIQSEAAAQGLMPGKAVILPSSFQGSPRNMAQNYHDAMAIVRKYGKPDYFITMTCNPKWPEILDNLLEGQAVEFRPDLVARVFNLKLNSLLNDILNKHVLGSPCAKVHVIEFQKRGLPHAHILLILKAEDKPNDAETIDTFISAEIPDEHIYPRLHAIVIKHMIHGPCGEHNLNSPFMVDGNCSKNFPKNFQEETLINVDGYPRYRRQKNETTVIVKGKKIDNSWVVPYSPYFCLKYNCHINVESCVSVKSVKYLFKYVYKGYDCANISIKEHNTLQHDEIQNFLDTRYVSAPEAVWRLYGFLMHHQTHTIIRLQVHLPGEQDVYFHNENVQLAAEKAQDRDTTLTAYFKLNVDNNAAREFFYSDIPQHFVFDVKTRKWNPRQRGADTTIGRLYNVNISSDLERFCLRLLLLHLKGAISFKDLRTVNGQVCHTFKEAAQKLSLLDDDATWDLTLNESASEQMPKQMRELFAYLCIFVVPPNVPQLFEKYKHDLYEDYSRHEDHIDDCKSWKNLALTDIQNVLILHGKRCEDFGLPNPSNFIPEMQFNYVTQLEAQVGAQLQEALNIEQKAAFDNVMSAIDNENLPHRCFFIDGPGGSGKTYLYKTLLSTLRGRTDGVLPVASTGIAANLLDGGRTYHSQFKLPIPLLETSTSNMRMTSKDAEFIRNAKLLIWDEASMTPGIALKCVNKLLQEIMQNNKPFGGKVILLGGDFRQTLPVIPHCNRTAIVEATIKFYDHWDIFKILKLKNNVRSVDPEFSNWLIKLGQGSLNNSEGLPDDLVEIPSKLICHDCIISDIFGKRLLPSDLHRFSKKAILCTKNCHVDQINEHVLNILDGDEKIYLSSDSIDDQTDEDAQNYPIEFLNELAPSGMPLHKLKIKLGSIIMLLRNLNTKRGLCNGTRLIVKDLKPNLLIAEVLTGTAKKQMVFIPRIDLAPANTELPFILRRRQFPIKLAFAMTINKSQGQTLDKVGIFLPEPVFSHGQLYVAMSRVRTSSDVKIKILQSSKQGKILPNI from the exons ATGGGAGCAAACATTGCACCACCTCCAGGATATGGCCCATACTGTTTTAGAATAAATGGCCAAATTTATCACCGATCTGGTGCTTTGCATCCAGAAAATGATGATCAACGCAAATTTGCACAACTCTACATTTTGAGTCCTGAGGAAGCTGCGGACCAACGAGCAGCACTAAAAGAAAATTCAGGATGTCACATTGAACTTTTGAGGGAGTTAAGTTCATATATGTCTCAGTATAACCCTTTTGCAAAAGCATGTAAAATGCTCTATGAGGTAGAGCAAGAATGCATCCATGAAGCATCTTTAAATGGAGTTCAAAATTCTAAAGTTTCAATGGTAATTCTGCAGGACAGAACATCAGATTACCGAAGATATAACGTACAAAGAGTTAATGAGGTTGCTGTTATTTTCCAAAATTctgatggtgaacctcctcttgaacGTGACCTTCTTATTCATTGCCGATCTacagatcaaacaaaaaaaactgaaagaatAAGTGTTTTAGATCCTAATCTTGAACCATTGCTGTATCCTTTGTTGTTTCCATATGGGGACCAAAGTTGGGGTTCcaatattgctcttaactacagGCCAACATCAATTAGTGATGTACAAAGAAGAGTAACCACCAATCCAAGGATAAGAGTTAGCCAAATGAAATACTACTCTTACAGAATTTCAATTAGGGATCAATTCAATCCTTTCCTTAGTGCTGGCAAGTTGACGCAGCAGTACTTTGTTGATGCTTATGTCAAGACTGAGGCCAACAGACTCAACTATATCCGTCAAAATCAATCTAATCTTCGCATTGAAAAATATACAGGATTAATGGATTACATTCAAAGTGAGGCTGCTGCACAGGGCCTGATGCCTGGAAAAGCAGTTATTTTGCCATCATCTTTTCAGGGAAGTCCACGAAATATGGCCCAAAACTACCATGATGCTATGGCCATTGTTAGAAAATATGGAAAACCGGATTACTTCATCACCATGACCTGCAACCCTAAATGGCCTGAGATACTTGATAACCTATTAGAAGGTCAAGCAGTGGAGTTCAGACCAGATTTGGTAGCAAGAGTTTTCAATCTCAAATTAAATTCTCTTTTGAATGATATCTTGAACAAACATGTTCTTGGAAGTCCTTGCGCAAAAGTGCATGTAATAGAGTTTCAAAAAAGAGGATTACCACATgctcatatccttttaatattgaAAGCCGAAGACAAGCCAAATGATGCTGAAACCATTGACACTTTTATATCAGCTGAAATTCCTGATGAACATATTTATCCAAGACTACATGCTATTGTAATAAAGCATATGATACACGGTCCATGTGGAGAACATAATTTAAATTCTCCATTCATGGTTGATGGTAATTGCAGCAAGAATTTTCCGAAAAATTTTCAAGAAGAAACTTTAATTAATGTTGATGGATATCCGCGATATCGGAGACAAAAAAATGAGACCACTGTAATTgtcaaagggaaaaaaattgacaaCTCATGGGTAGTTCCATATAGCCCATACTTCTGCttgaaatacaactgccatataaatgtagagagttgtgtttctgttaaaagtgttaaatatctcttcaaatatgtatataaaggttACGATTGTGCAAATATTTCCATTAAGGAACATAATACACTACAGCATGATGAAATTCAAAATTTTTTGGACACAAGATATGTCAGTGCTCCTGAAGCTGTTTGGAGGTTGTATGGTTTTTTGATGCACcatcaaacacatacaataataagACTTCAAGTTCATCTTCCAGGCGAACAAGATGTATATTTCCATAATGAAAATGTACAATTAGCTGCAGaaaaggcacaagacagggatacCACTTTGACAGCATACTTTAAGTTGAATGTTGATAATAATGCGGCACGTGAATTTTTTTACTCTGACATTCCTCAACATTTTGTATTTGATGTAAAAACCCGTAAGTGGAATCCAAGACAAAGAGGAGCAGATACAACAATTGGCAGattgtataatgtaaatatttcatcagatttggagagattttgTTTGAGGTTACTGCTCTTGCACTTAAAAGGAGCAATATCCTTTAAGGACTTACGAACTGTTAATGGACAAGTTTGTCACACATTCAAAGAAGCTGCCCAAAAGCTTTCACTTTTAGATGACGACGCTACATGGGATCTTACACTTAACGAATCAGCATCTgaacaaatgcctaaacaaatgagggaactgtttgcttatttgtgtatctTTGTTGTCCCACCTAATGTCCCACAACTCTTTGAAAAATACAAACATGATCTTTATGAAGATTATTCACGTCATGAAGACCACATTGATGATTGCAAAAGTTGGAAAAATTTGGCATTAACAGATATTCAAAATGTTCTCATATTGCATGGTAAACGTTGTGAAGATTTTGGACTACCCAATCCATCAAACTTCATTCCAGAAATGCAATTCAACTATGTTACACAGTTGGAAGCCCAAGTTGGAGCACAACTTCAAGAAGCATTAAACATCGAGCAAAAAGCTGCATTTGACAATGTAATGTCTGCAATTGATAATGAAAATTTACCACACAgatgtttttttattgatggacCTGGTGGAAGTGGCAagacttatttatataaaacattattgAGTACTTTACGTGGACGCACAGATGGAGTTCTTCCTGTTGCCTCTACAGGAATAGCAGCTAATCTCCTTGATGGTGGCAGAACTTACCATTCACAGTTTAAGCTTCCAATTCCATTACTGGAAACATCAACATCAAATATGAGAATGACTTCAAAAGATGCAGAGTTCATACGTAATGCTAAATTGCTTATTTGGGATGAGGCCTCAATGACACCCGGTATAGCTCTAAAATGTGTAAATAAGCTCCTTCAGGAAATTATGCAGAACAATAAGCCATTTGGTGGAAAAGTTATACTCCTTGGTGGGGACTTCAGACAAACACTCCCAGTTATTCCTCATTGCAATAGAACTGCTATTGTGGAAGCTACTATAAAGTTCTATGATCACTGGGATatattcaaaattttaaaattGAAGAATAATGTGCGTTCAGTGGATCCAGAATTTAGCAATTGGCTAATAAAATTAGGACAGGGTTCATTAAATAATTCAGAGGGCCTTCCTGATGATTTAGTTGAGATCCCTTCCAAATTAATATGCCATGATTGTATCATATCTGACATTTTTGGAAAAAGACTTCTTCCATCTGATCTTCACCGTTTTTCAAAAAAGGCCATTTTGTGTACCAAAAATTGTCATGTTGATCAAATCAATGAGCATGTATTAAATATACTCGATGgtgatgaaaaaatatatctgAGTTCAGATTCAATTGATGATCAGACAGATGAAGATGCACAAAACTATCCCATAGAGTTTCTAAACGAATTAGCTCCATCAGGAATGCCTCttcataagttaaaaataaaattgggaAGTATTATTATGTTGCTCAGAAATCTGAACACAAAAAGAGGTCTGTGCAATGGAACAAGATTGATAGTTAAAGATCTTAAGCCAAATCTATTAATTGCAGAAGTACTCACAGGAACAGCTAAAAAACAAATGGTGTTTATTCCAAGAATAGATTTAGCCCCTGCCAACACTGAACTACCATTCATTTTACGAAGGAGACAGTTTCCAATCAAACTTGCATTTGCAATGACCATCAACAAATCACAAGGTCAAACGTTAGACAAAGTAGGAATATTTCTTCCAGAACCAGTATTCAGTCATGGACAACTTTATGTTGCAATGTCTCGAGTTCGTACATCATCTGATGTCAAAATTAAGATACTTCAAAGTTCAAAGCAAGGAAAGATATTACCAAACA tTTGA